Proteins from a single region of Paraburkholderia sp. ZP32-5:
- a CDS encoding SDR family oxidoreductase, translated as MKLKDKIALVTGGTSGIGLETAKLFQQEGATVIVTGTQAAHLKDAAQALGNTAMALAVDLRDVAQISRAVADIVDTHGRIDVVFANAGAGKAAPLDAVTPEQITEQFSLNFNGVFFVIQKAAPHMPKGGSIVVTTSFLNEVGTPGLSILSATKAAVRSLVRSAGAELAPRGIRVNAVSPGPIETPFHSKLGLSEKQLADTGEAITSAVPLKRFGQPLEIARAALYLASDDASFVTGTELVVDGGLTQI; from the coding sequence ATGAAGCTGAAGGACAAAATCGCACTTGTCACCGGTGGAACGTCAGGCATCGGTCTGGAAACCGCCAAACTCTTCCAGCAGGAAGGTGCGACGGTCATCGTGACCGGCACCCAGGCGGCGCATCTGAAAGACGCCGCGCAGGCTCTCGGCAACACGGCGATGGCGCTGGCAGTCGATCTGCGGGACGTCGCGCAAATCAGCCGCGCGGTCGCGGATATTGTCGATACTCATGGCCGAATCGACGTGGTGTTCGCCAATGCCGGCGCCGGAAAAGCGGCCCCTCTCGATGCAGTCACACCTGAACAGATCACCGAGCAGTTCTCACTGAATTTCAACGGTGTCTTTTTCGTCATCCAGAAGGCGGCTCCGCACATGCCGAAAGGCGGTTCGATCGTCGTCACGACGTCATTTCTGAACGAAGTAGGTACGCCCGGACTGTCGATTCTGTCGGCGACCAAAGCGGCGGTGCGCTCTCTGGTGCGATCGGCCGGTGCCGAGCTTGCGCCCCGCGGCATTCGAGTCAACGCGGTGAGCCCAGGGCCGATCGAGACGCCGTTCCATAGCAAGCTTGGGCTGTCGGAGAAGCAGCTCGCGGATACCGGCGAAGCCATCACTTCAGCGGTACCGCTGAAGCGCTTCGGCCAACCGCTGGAGATTGCGCGAGCCGCGCTGTATCTCGCCAGCGACGATGCGTCGTTCGTGACCGGCACGGAACTCGTTGTCGACGGTGGGCTGACCCAGATCTAA
- a CDS encoding esterase-like activity of phytase family protein, with product MLDKKKMCVAIGLTLALAACGSDDITPPSSSNTTPPPATPPAPQVTQLFSESIAPYPSWGNVPIVGTGFGSAMTSAPNKPGFFYGMTDRGPNVTAPDGTNKIEPYLAFQPAIALFQLVDGKANVSKVIGLALADGTPMNGRVNPEATTAEIIYDVNGNVLPTSAAGLDPEGLVAMADGTFWVSDEYGPYIVHFDATGKEISRLNPYSTATTGVDVALPGELKKRKPNKGMEGLTLTPDGKYLVGIMQSPLDKNGTAAVASGKGAITRVVKVSLTDPVNDVHEYLYSLHTNGAGNPEGQAVSEITAMPDGTFIVDERDGNFEGTVDGTATGKAKADKNLWKLDLSKATDVGPKSALIGTTIAGGVVAYDSTNGLTVGGKTVEDIAGTVDAPAAVQALSTAGITVGTEGLFLNYAALFTSIDPKGMYFGHDKVEGVALDPADPTKVYISNDSDFGITDEPSTVPMATSSSPFPPSEKFLPDGKTQDFGEIVKVDMTQVPAKFKQ from the coding sequence ATGCTCGACAAGAAGAAGATGTGCGTGGCCATTGGCTTGACGCTGGCGCTTGCCGCCTGCGGCAGCGACGATATTACGCCACCGAGTTCCAGCAACACCACGCCTCCCCCTGCCACGCCGCCGGCTCCCCAGGTCACTCAACTCTTTAGCGAATCCATCGCTCCGTACCCGAGCTGGGGCAACGTGCCCATCGTCGGTACGGGCTTCGGTTCAGCGATGACGTCGGCGCCCAACAAGCCCGGCTTTTTCTACGGCATGACCGATCGTGGCCCGAACGTGACCGCGCCCGACGGCACCAACAAGATCGAGCCGTACCTCGCGTTCCAGCCGGCGATCGCGCTGTTCCAACTGGTCGACGGCAAGGCGAATGTCTCGAAGGTTATCGGTCTTGCGCTCGCCGACGGTACGCCGATGAACGGCCGCGTGAACCCGGAAGCGACCACCGCCGAAATCATCTATGACGTGAACGGCAACGTGCTGCCGACCAGCGCGGCCGGCCTCGATCCCGAAGGTCTGGTCGCGATGGCCGACGGCACCTTCTGGGTCTCCGATGAATACGGTCCGTACATCGTCCACTTCGACGCAACCGGCAAGGAAATCTCGCGGCTCAATCCGTATTCGACCGCAACGACCGGCGTCGACGTTGCGCTGCCTGGTGAGCTGAAGAAGCGCAAGCCGAACAAGGGCATGGAAGGTCTGACGCTGACGCCGGACGGCAAGTATCTGGTCGGTATCATGCAGTCGCCGCTGGACAAGAACGGCACCGCCGCGGTTGCGTCGGGCAAGGGCGCGATCACGCGCGTCGTCAAGGTTTCGCTGACCGATCCGGTCAACGATGTGCACGAGTACCTGTATTCGCTGCACACCAACGGCGCGGGCAACCCCGAGGGCCAGGCGGTCAGCGAGATCACCGCGATGCCGGACGGCACCTTTATCGTCGACGAGCGCGACGGCAACTTCGAGGGCACCGTCGACGGTACGGCGACCGGCAAGGCGAAAGCCGACAAGAACCTGTGGAAGCTGGACCTGAGCAAGGCCACCGACGTCGGCCCGAAATCCGCGCTGATCGGCACGACGATCGCGGGCGGCGTGGTCGCGTACGACTCGACCAACGGCCTCACGGTGGGCGGCAAGACCGTCGAGGACATCGCCGGCACGGTCGACGCGCCTGCCGCGGTGCAAGCGCTCAGCACCGCCGGTATCACCGTCGGCACCGAGGGCCTGTTCCTCAACTACGCGGCGCTCTTCACGTCGATCGATCCGAAGGGTATGTACTTCGGCCACGATAAGGTCGAAGGCGTGGCGCTCGATCCGGCCGATCCGACCAAGGTGTATATCTCGAACGATTCGGACTTCGGCATCACCGATGAGCCGAGCACGGTGCCGATGGCCACGTCGTCGAGCCCGTTCCCGCCGAGCGAGAAGTTCCTGCCGGATGGCAAGACGCAGGACTTCGGCGAAATCGTGAAAGTCGATATGACGCAGGTGCCGGCGAAGTTCAAGCAGTAA
- a CDS encoding ATP-dependent nuclease — translation MHITSIKISAVRGINFSISRFADQFGSDDGFHEMPVAQVSKINVFCGRNGSGKSTVLDVVRALSEPEVFRGLKRDVLNSKAFHSFDITLENSIAVHCQYQRDASDLIVRVFDRSTSEKIIGEAYPRFESSGFSAEDLSRMKNTLSKAPIEVFYWEGPAQTVCDQHFVNELHVISSELPGISTKDGVAGINLLGEKTVGLTFDAEANQQHEVQFDLLPSGWKAAAGLLAWARSKACGSVLVIEEPETHLHPRLQRLLAAELAKISVDRNLQLFISSHSAVFQNPFIWNSSTLARQTEVSVFHVDGQNIHSVLSSGKPSDGGSALRLLEELGVQAADIMQANALIWVEGPSDRIYLKFWLDRLLQEHGRELWVENVHYAFCFYDGSVLSHFGADNDVYPEEWETKDAIEMLRVNRNSFVVVDRDLDFTWNGDVPVKTRSGKCAKYQILDQLSSEVTWITAGYTIESYLPENYVDAGYLVKNNERLLIGSKLSKVELARKYKRDMEHKGFDELFNTQLNPANQIWKLNESIVRANS, via the coding sequence ATGCACATCACATCAATAAAAATCAGCGCGGTACGCGGTATCAATTTTTCAATTTCGCGATTCGCGGATCAATTCGGCTCCGACGACGGGTTCCACGAAATGCCAGTTGCGCAGGTCAGTAAGATCAACGTCTTTTGCGGCAGAAATGGATCCGGAAAATCCACAGTGCTCGACGTAGTTCGTGCACTGAGTGAACCGGAAGTCTTTCGCGGACTGAAGCGCGATGTACTGAACAGCAAGGCGTTTCACTCGTTCGACATAACCCTCGAAAACAGCATCGCTGTGCATTGCCAATATCAACGCGACGCTTCCGACTTGATCGTTCGTGTTTTCGATCGATCAACCTCGGAGAAAATCATTGGAGAGGCGTACCCTCGGTTCGAATCTTCCGGCTTTTCGGCGGAAGATCTTTCCAGAATGAAAAATACGTTGAGCAAGGCGCCCATCGAAGTGTTCTACTGGGAAGGGCCAGCCCAAACCGTCTGCGATCAGCATTTCGTGAATGAACTGCATGTCATTTCGAGTGAGCTACCAGGCATCTCGACCAAAGATGGAGTTGCTGGAATCAATCTGCTTGGCGAGAAAACCGTAGGTCTGACTTTCGACGCGGAAGCCAATCAACAACACGAGGTACAGTTCGATTTGCTCCCTTCCGGCTGGAAGGCCGCTGCCGGCCTGCTGGCATGGGCTCGCTCAAAAGCTTGCGGCTCTGTGCTCGTGATCGAAGAGCCGGAGACACATTTGCATCCCAGGCTTCAACGGCTCCTCGCGGCCGAACTCGCAAAGATCAGCGTCGATCGGAATTTGCAGTTATTTATTTCGTCTCACTCGGCCGTATTCCAGAATCCCTTCATCTGGAATTCCTCCACGCTCGCCCGTCAGACAGAAGTGTCGGTGTTTCACGTAGATGGTCAGAACATTCACAGTGTACTGAGCTCCGGGAAACCATCCGATGGTGGATCAGCTCTGCGGCTTCTGGAAGAACTCGGTGTTCAGGCCGCCGATATCATGCAGGCGAATGCCCTGATCTGGGTCGAAGGGCCATCGGACCGGATATATTTGAAATTCTGGCTCGACCGCTTACTCCAGGAACATGGCCGTGAGCTTTGGGTAGAAAATGTTCACTACGCGTTCTGTTTTTATGACGGATCGGTACTATCGCATTTCGGTGCAGACAATGACGTTTATCCTGAAGAGTGGGAAACGAAGGATGCGATCGAAATGCTTCGAGTCAACCGCAATTCATTCGTCGTCGTCGACAGAGATCTTGACTTCACCTGGAATGGTGACGTACCGGTAAAAACCCGGTCCGGAAAATGCGCCAAATACCAGATTCTCGATCAATTGAGTAGCGAGGTAACCTGGATTACCGCCGGCTATACGATCGAGTCGTACCTGCCCGAAAATTATGTCGACGCAGGATACCTGGTCAAGAACAATGAGCGACTCCTGATTGGGTCCAAGCTCTCGAAGGTGGAACTTGCACGCAAATATAAGCGTGACATGGAACACAAAGGCTTTGACGAGTTATTTAACACTCAACTGAATCCTGCAAATCAGATCTGGAAATTGAACGAAAGCATTGTTCGGGCAAATTCCTAG
- a CDS encoding N(4)-(beta-N-acetylglucosaminyl)-L-asparaginase: protein MIILTNNEGKSGIGLTAEMLRNGRAGLDAVEAGIQLVEDDEEVRTVGRGGWPNLLGEVELDASVMDGSTLRTGAVGGLKGFRHPVSVARAVMERLPHELLIGEGAARFAAETGAERCDLLADHSRKAYARWFDAEVSAADKAAWPDVPLERYCQNAVDPEIGKDTTVFLALDGARKVVSGTSTSGWGWKYPGRLGDSPLIGAGSYADSRYGACACTGAGEMTIRAGTARAVVLYMKMGMSVERAVNEAVDDMRALKGGLISRVTIHAIDAAGNHRVVAVNGLPSNHYWVWTPGMTQPERRPCELIQISAGEPQSKRIAMQVYTDV from the coding sequence ATGATTATTCTGACCAACAACGAAGGCAAATCCGGTATCGGCCTGACCGCCGAGATGCTGCGCAATGGCCGCGCCGGACTCGACGCGGTCGAGGCCGGTATCCAGCTCGTCGAAGATGACGAAGAAGTGCGCACGGTAGGCCGTGGCGGCTGGCCGAATCTGCTTGGCGAGGTGGAGCTCGATGCTTCCGTGATGGATGGCTCGACGTTACGCACCGGCGCGGTCGGCGGTCTGAAGGGCTTCCGGCATCCGGTCAGCGTCGCGCGCGCGGTGATGGAGCGGCTGCCGCATGAACTGCTGATCGGCGAAGGCGCCGCGCGCTTCGCGGCTGAAACGGGCGCCGAGCGTTGCGACCTGCTCGCGGATCATTCGCGCAAGGCCTACGCGCGCTGGTTCGATGCTGAAGTCAGTGCGGCCGACAAGGCCGCATGGCCCGACGTGCCGCTCGAACGCTACTGCCAGAACGCGGTCGATCCGGAGATCGGCAAGGACACGACCGTGTTTCTCGCGCTCGACGGCGCGCGCAAGGTGGTGAGCGGCACCAGCACGTCGGGCTGGGGCTGGAAGTATCCGGGCCGTCTCGGCGACAGCCCGCTGATCGGCGCGGGCTCGTATGCCGATAGCCGCTACGGTGCTTGCGCCTGCACGGGCGCGGGCGAGATGACGATCCGCGCGGGTACGGCGCGCGCGGTGGTTCTGTACATGAAGATGGGGATGAGCGTCGAGCGCGCGGTGAATGAAGCCGTCGACGATATGCGCGCGCTGAAGGGCGGCCTGATCAGCCGGGTCACGATCCATGCGATCGATGCGGCCGGCAATCATCGCGTGGTGGCGGTCAATGGTTTGCCGAGCAACCACTACTGGGTGTGGACGCCCGGCATGACGCAGCCGGAGCGCCGTCCGTGCGAATTGATCCAGATCTCGGCCGGCGAGCCGCAGAGTAAGCGGATCGCGATGCAGGTTTATACCGACGTTTGA
- a CDS encoding ABC transporter substrate-binding protein, translating to MNNINNPRRRFLQSTGALAAASALGSFALKANAAGACTGQIVVGTWGGDYQRLLQQNIDPLVTPGGVTVTYAVGSALARQTTMRAEAHARRATLDVSLLRDNDMFQMYSEGTTAKLDEALLPNLANVIPQFRRSYAVPHIFSALVLVYDTDRVRTRPDGLAALLDPAFKGKIGLVDDQYDYLTLAGALASGGKASDLALGQKYLRALKEASPRIYPSVDALASALKSGEIVVTVTWKARTLQWKKAGLNVDYVFPKEGALPATFEAAVAAGSKQAACAFPYLNAMLDSRAQRAFAETMGYAPTIKNADLPPSLQQAVGFSNAELERIVPVDFALLMKHKTDMLDFWNKDFRVGL from the coding sequence ATGAATAACATCAACAACCCACGCCGCCGTTTCCTACAATCGACAGGGGCGCTTGCCGCCGCATCCGCGCTCGGTTCGTTCGCGCTGAAAGCAAACGCAGCGGGTGCCTGTACCGGCCAGATCGTAGTGGGCACGTGGGGAGGGGACTATCAACGCCTGCTGCAACAGAACATCGATCCGCTCGTCACGCCCGGTGGCGTGACGGTCACCTACGCGGTGGGCAGCGCGCTTGCGCGACAAACCACGATGCGCGCCGAAGCGCATGCGCGGCGCGCGACGCTCGATGTGTCGCTGCTGCGCGATAACGATATGTTCCAGATGTACTCGGAAGGCACGACCGCGAAGCTCGACGAAGCCTTGCTGCCGAATCTCGCCAACGTGATTCCGCAATTTCGCCGCAGCTACGCGGTGCCGCATATCTTCAGCGCGCTCGTGCTCGTCTATGACACCGATCGTGTGCGTACGCGCCCCGACGGTCTCGCCGCGCTGCTCGATCCGGCGTTCAAAGGCAAGATCGGTCTCGTCGACGATCAATACGACTATCTGACGCTGGCGGGTGCGTTGGCGTCCGGTGGCAAGGCCAGCGATCTCGCGCTCGGGCAGAAGTATCTGCGCGCGCTGAAGGAAGCTTCGCCGCGTATCTATCCGTCGGTCGATGCGCTCGCGTCGGCGCTGAAGAGTGGCGAAATCGTCGTGACCGTTACTTGGAAGGCGCGCACGTTGCAATGGAAAAAAGCGGGGCTCAACGTCGACTACGTGTTCCCGAAGGAGGGCGCGTTGCCGGCCACGTTCGAAGCGGCCGTGGCGGCGGGCAGCAAGCAGGCCGCGTGCGCGTTTCCGTATCTGAATGCGATGCTCGACTCGCGTGCGCAGCGCGCGTTCGCCGAGACGATGGGCTACGCACCGACGATCAAGAATGCCGACTTGCCGCCGTCGTTGCAGCAGGCGGTGGGCTTTTCGAACGCTGAACTCGAACGGATCGTACCGGTCGATTTCGCGCTGCTGATGAAGCACAAAACCGACATGCTCGACTTCTGGAACAAGGATTTCCGCGTAGGACTGTAA
- a CDS encoding LysR substrate-binding domain-containing protein — protein sequence MDFRHIDAFRALMLTRTTTRAAQVIGTSQSGISRLITDLERSINLTLFDRSRGRLEPTSEALALFEEVERRYAGLDNIREFALSLRNPSTAVIRVGSVVSFGLGYFARVIANFHRRHPAVQIALTTGASALIRDQVVSRQLALGLVTNTVDVTGTDSTAFAQLDAICALPAGHPLGKRKVIRVADLQNQPIVSYDQPSLVRWGMDQVFSTGQLQSQIVAIAPYSVNIATMVKEGLGVGLLHPVSAYDFLDSNLILRRFEHAMPFYTLKITPHGAAPAPHLDELSSVMEESLDEVMAAVNARLGSTG from the coding sequence ATGGACTTTCGGCATATCGACGCGTTCAGGGCGCTGATGCTCACGCGTACGACGACCCGCGCCGCGCAGGTCATCGGCACGTCGCAATCCGGCATCAGTCGCCTGATTACCGATCTGGAACGCTCGATCAATCTGACGCTGTTCGATCGCAGCCGTGGCCGGCTCGAACCGACCAGCGAAGCGCTCGCGTTGTTCGAGGAAGTCGAGCGGCGTTACGCGGGCCTCGACAACATCCGCGAGTTCGCGCTGAGCTTGCGCAATCCGTCGACGGCGGTGATTCGCGTCGGTTCCGTAGTGTCGTTCGGGCTCGGCTATTTCGCGCGCGTGATCGCGAACTTTCATCGCCGTCATCCGGCCGTGCAGATCGCGTTGACGACGGGTGCATCGGCGCTGATTCGCGATCAGGTGGTGTCGCGCCAGCTTGCACTCGGTCTGGTCACGAATACGGTCGACGTCACCGGCACCGATTCGACCGCGTTCGCGCAGCTCGATGCGATCTGCGCGTTGCCGGCCGGGCATCCGCTCGGCAAGCGCAAGGTGATCAGAGTGGCCGATCTGCAGAACCAGCCGATCGTTTCCTACGATCAGCCCAGTCTGGTGCGCTGGGGCATGGATCAAGTCTTCTCCACTGGTCAGTTGCAATCGCAGATCGTGGCGATCGCGCCGTACTCGGTCAACATCGCGACGATGGTCAAGGAAGGTCTTGGCGTGGGTCTGTTGCATCCGGTGTCGGCCTACGACTTTCTCGACTCGAATCTGATTCTGCGGCGCTTCGAGCATGCAATGCCGTTCTATACGCTGAAAATCACGCCGCACGGCGCGGCGCCGGCACCGCATCTGGACGAATTGTCGAGCGTAATGGAGGAGTCGCTCGACGAGGTGATGGCGGCGGTGAACGCGCGGCTCGGTTCGACAGGCTGA
- a CDS encoding metal-dependent hydrolase family protein, with translation MESILFSHCALLDPVAGELREDHAVLVENGRVKEVSDRPIRSASAREIDVRGKTLMPGLIDLHVHVHATQLNLAQQVNLPNVLVTLKSLPLLQGMLRRGFTTVRDAGGAGFALKQALEQGLAEGPRLFISGRALSQTGGHGDMRTRSDYLGMDSPCSCCVRVGATSRVADGVDEVRRAVREELQMGADQIKIMASGGVASPTDPVGAWGYSEDEIRAIVHEARARGTYVLAHAYTAEAITRAVRSGVRTIEHGNLVDAAAARVMAEHGAFAVPTLVTYDALANEGESLGLPADSVAKIEDVRHAGLRSLEIFRDAGVPMGYGSDLLGESQRLQSDEFRLRSQVLSPLEILRSATLVGAQVLGQEGQLGQITPGAHADMLVVDGNPLASLDCLLGQGEHIPVVMKGGKIHAFDLQA, from the coding sequence ATGGAGTCGATTCTGTTCTCGCACTGCGCGCTGCTCGACCCGGTTGCCGGCGAGTTGCGTGAGGACCATGCAGTGCTGGTCGAAAACGGCCGCGTCAAGGAAGTATCGGATCGGCCGATCCGCAGCGCGTCGGCGCGCGAAATCGACGTGCGCGGCAAGACGCTGATGCCAGGCCTGATCGATCTGCACGTGCACGTGCATGCGACGCAATTGAATCTCGCGCAGCAGGTGAATCTGCCGAACGTGCTGGTCACGCTGAAGTCGTTGCCGCTGCTGCAGGGCATGCTCAGGCGCGGCTTTACGACGGTGCGCGATGCGGGCGGCGCGGGCTTCGCGCTGAAGCAGGCGCTCGAACAGGGGCTCGCCGAAGGGCCGCGCCTGTTCATCTCGGGCCGCGCGCTCAGTCAGACCGGCGGTCACGGCGATATGCGCACGCGTAGCGACTACCTCGGCATGGATAGCCCGTGCTCGTGCTGCGTGCGCGTCGGCGCGACTTCACGTGTCGCCGACGGCGTCGATGAAGTGCGCCGCGCGGTGCGCGAAGAACTGCAAATGGGCGCGGACCAGATCAAGATCATGGCATCGGGCGGCGTCGCGTCGCCGACCGATCCAGTCGGCGCATGGGGCTATTCGGAAGACGAGATTCGCGCGATCGTGCATGAGGCGCGCGCACGCGGCACCTATGTGCTCGCGCATGCATACACGGCCGAGGCGATCACACGCGCGGTGCGCAGCGGCGTGCGCACGATCGAGCACGGCAATCTGGTCGACGCGGCCGCCGCGCGCGTGATGGCCGAGCACGGCGCGTTCGCGGTGCCGACGCTCGTCACCTATGACGCGCTCGCGAACGAAGGCGAATCGCTCGGTCTGCCGGCCGATAGCGTCGCGAAGATCGAAGACGTACGGCACGCCGGTTTGCGCTCGCTCGAAATATTCCGTGACGCAGGCGTGCCGATGGGTTACGGCTCCGATCTGCTCGGCGAATCGCAGCGTCTGCAAAGCGATGAATTCAGGCTGCGCAGCCAGGTGTTGTCGCCGCTCGAAATCCTGCGCAGCGCGACGCTGGTCGGCGCGCAAGTGTTGGGTCAGGAAGGGCAGTTGGGGCAAATCACGCCGGGCGCTCATGCCGACATGCTGGTCGTCGACGGCAATCCGCTCGCGTCGCTCGACTGTCTGTTGGGCCAGGGCGAGCACATTCCGGTGGTGATGAAGGGCGGTAAAATTCATGCCTTTGATTTGCAGGCGTGA
- a CDS encoding M24 family metallopeptidase, with the protein MPKLTHETRAYRHRLMKSLMERQRVDALIFTSADFFQWATNFHVDVQTWERPIAVCVPLSGEPFAIMNELSTHHVMMARERGHLWLDDIAFYSEHPRVVDRQPLLAEVPELIAARLRAAGLSASRIGVEATGGPLGRAASLLPDAKLVPMLADLRSLRWVKHAEEIEIMRAAASLADWVQDRYRENIRPGRLVQELDYQMAALMVTEGGRRFPGENLEVMRCWTLSGPASASPHGDGASCGAKINAGDGLVNIVIPRLNGLVIENERTWFCGKPSADQARFHEVARAANEAAVMAAVTGQPVSGIDAAAQAVIEKAGCAQYIRHRTGHGMGIIGHEYPDDMAFNHRALLDNEVYSAEPGIYVYGLGGFRLDDSVVTGTTPELLTNTPRTLAHATID; encoded by the coding sequence ATGCCCAAGCTCACCCATGAGACCCGCGCCTACCGTCATCGCCTGATGAAGTCGCTGATGGAGCGTCAGCGTGTGGACGCACTGATCTTCACTTCCGCCGACTTCTTCCAGTGGGCGACCAATTTCCATGTCGACGTGCAAACGTGGGAGCGGCCGATCGCGGTGTGCGTGCCGCTATCGGGCGAGCCGTTTGCGATCATGAACGAGCTGTCGACGCATCACGTGATGATGGCGCGCGAGCGCGGTCATCTGTGGCTCGACGATATCGCGTTCTATTCCGAGCATCCGCGCGTGGTCGACCGTCAGCCGCTGCTTGCTGAAGTGCCTGAATTGATCGCCGCGCGTTTGCGCGCCGCCGGCTTGAGCGCATCGCGTATCGGCGTCGAAGCGACGGGCGGTCCTCTCGGTCGTGCGGCATCGCTGCTGCCCGACGCGAAGCTCGTGCCGATGTTGGCCGACTTGCGTTCGCTGCGCTGGGTCAAGCACGCGGAGGAAATCGAGATCATGCGCGCGGCGGCGAGTCTCGCCGACTGGGTGCAGGATCGTTATCGCGAGAACATCCGACCCGGCCGGCTGGTGCAGGAACTCGACTACCAGATGGCCGCGCTGATGGTCACCGAAGGCGGCCGGCGATTCCCCGGCGAGAACCTCGAAGTGATGCGCTGCTGGACGCTGTCAGGCCCCGCATCGGCGTCGCCGCATGGCGACGGTGCATCGTGCGGCGCGAAGATCAACGCGGGCGATGGCCTCGTCAATATCGTGATTCCGCGCTTGAACGGTCTCGTGATCGAGAACGAGCGCACGTGGTTCTGCGGCAAACCGAGCGCCGACCAGGCGCGCTTTCACGAGGTCGCGCGCGCGGCCAACGAGGCGGCGGTCATGGCGGCGGTGACGGGCCAACCGGTATCGGGCATCGATGCAGCCGCGCAGGCCGTGATCGAAAAGGCCGGCTGCGCACAGTACATCCGCCATCGCACGGGTCATGGCATGGGCATCATCGGCCACGAGTATCCGGACGATATGGCCTTCAATCACCGCGCGCTGCTCGACAACGAGGTCTACTCGGCGGAGCCGGGTATCTATGTGTATGGCCTCGGCGGCTTCCGTCTCGACGATTCGGTCGTGACGGGCACGACGCCCGAGTTGCTGACGAATACGCCGCGCACACTGGCTCACGCGACGATCGATTGA
- a CDS encoding ABC transporter permease: MTTTALDAAPRRRDFAGGMLASPATLVVLFVIVLPGVQLVRYSFNHFDSVQMMQAAFTLQNYVQFLTDPYYHAVLWTTIKVAALCTALSLVLGFPVAYVLAKTQSRYKSQLVMLLVFPLLVGNVVRAAGWMVMLGNAGFVNAMLIALGIVDQPVRLLYTPFAVVAGTTAVVLPYMILTLQSVLEGLDFSIEEAARNLGASFGQTLSRVVLPMAAPGIAAGTMLVFILCMNAYATPVLLGGTGITMMTPAIYDQIAKANNWPFGAVLSLVSMIVTFALALLSHWIIQRRYTKTMMT, from the coding sequence ATGACCACCACAGCACTGGACGCCGCGCCGCGGCGCCGCGACTTCGCCGGGGGCATGCTCGCTTCGCCCGCGACGCTGGTCGTGCTATTCGTGATCGTGCTGCCGGGCGTGCAACTGGTGCGCTACAGCTTCAATCATTTCGACTCTGTCCAGATGATGCAGGCGGCGTTCACGCTGCAGAACTACGTGCAGTTCCTGACCGATCCGTACTATCACGCGGTGCTGTGGACCACGATCAAGGTGGCCGCGCTGTGCACGGCGCTGTCGCTCGTGCTCGGCTTTCCGGTTGCGTACGTGCTGGCGAAAACGCAAAGCCGCTACAAGAGCCAGCTCGTGATGCTGCTGGTGTTTCCGCTGCTGGTCGGCAACGTCGTGCGCGCGGCCGGCTGGATGGTGATGCTCGGCAACGCGGGCTTCGTCAACGCGATGCTGATCGCGCTCGGCATCGTCGATCAACCGGTGCGGCTGCTGTATACGCCGTTCGCGGTGGTGGCCGGCACCACCGCCGTGGTGCTGCCGTACATGATTCTGACGCTGCAAAGCGTGCTCGAAGGGCTCGACTTTTCGATCGAGGAAGCCGCGCGCAATCTCGGCGCGAGCTTCGGCCAGACGCTGTCGCGCGTGGTGTTGCCGATGGCGGCACCTGGCATTGCCGCCGGCACGATGCTGGTTTTTATCCTGTGCATGAATGCGTACGCGACGCCGGTGCTGCTCGGCGGTACCGGCATCACGATGATGACGCCGGCGATCTACGACCAGATCGCCAAGGCCAACAACTGGCCGTTCGGCGCGGTGCTTTCGCTGGTGTCGATGATCGTCACCTTCGCACTCGCGCTGCTGTCGCACTGGATCATTCAGCGTCGCTATACGAAGACGATGATGACCTGA